In Phragmites australis chromosome 24, lpPhrAust1.1, whole genome shotgun sequence, the following are encoded in one genomic region:
- the LOC133907882 gene encoding E3 ubiquitin-protein ligase ATL31-like: MASTAAVPPQALLERRVPVVPRMAEDGGGGGGGGVDRGDARGSAGRSGSVAGISPSILIIAVIVVVMLLASLSIHYFIRHLCRHVAPAGSSASSGQAPPLPLVVRPAAGVSAAAVAPADQGGGKAAAEKEAEAERLISRLPLFTLASSLAAVPKSSRDCAVCQSAFRDDDELRLLPACRHAFHSRCVDPWLRGNPSCPLCRASIALPHPPLPELLRVELGSVSSRRSNPDGAARAYPLPSDLPNSQSEYLVEDELQVVLKPSPRAAAGSSEPPSQQQHQLASVERGQPSSSVGVTPTASFRSAEQRWSSRWSNRWSSRWSSERWSSRYDAGTVTASATAEWWWDMDGGAVPAPQRRREAEESSASFYRFLRWVTGAY, translated from the coding sequence ATGGCTTCTACTGCGGCCGTCCCGCCGCAGGCGCTGCTGGAGCGGAGGGTGCCGGTGGTGCCGCGGATGGCGGAAGAcgggggcggaggcggaggcggcggcgtggaCAGGGGGGATGCGCGAGGGAGTGCGGGCCGGAGCGGGAGCGTGGCGGGCATCTCGCCGAGCATCCTCATCATCGCGGTCATCGTGGTGGTGATGCTGCTGGCGTCGCTGTCCATCCACTACTTCATCCGCCACCTCTGCCGCCACGTGGCGCCGGCGGGGTCATCCGCTTCGTCCGGGCAggcgccgccgctcccgctcgTGGTGCGCCCCGCGGCGGGGGTgtcggcggcggccgtggcgcCCGCCGACCAGGGAGGAGGGAAGGCGGCAGCGGAAAAGGAGGCGGAGGCCGAGCGGCTTATCTCGCGGCTGCCGCTGTTCACGCTGGCGTCGTCGCTCGCCGCGGTGCCCAAGTCTTCGAGGGACTGCGCAGTCTGCCAGAGCGCGTtccgcgacgacgacgagctcCGCCTCCTCCCGGCGTGCCGCCACGCCTTCCACTCCCGCTGCGTGGACCCGTGGCTGCGCGGCAACCCGTCCTGCCCGCTCTGCCGGGCCTCCATCGCGCTGCCCCACCCGCCgctccccgagctcctccgcgtGGAGCTCGGCAGCGTCAGTAGCCGCCGGTCCAACCCCGACGGCGCGGCCCGCGCGTACCCGCTCCCCAGCGACCTCCCCAACTCGCAGTCGGAGTACCTCGTGGAGGACGAGCTCCAGGTCGTGCTGAAGCCCAGTCCGAGGGCCGCCGCCGGGTCCAGCGAGCCGCCGAGCCAGCAGCAGCACCAGCTCGCCTCGGTGGAACGCGGCCAGCCGTCGTCGTCCGTGGGCGTGACCCCGACGGCGTCGTTCAGGTCGGCGGAGCAGAGGTGGAGCAGCAGGTGGAGCAACCGGTGGAGCAGCCGGTGGAGCAGCGAGCGCTGGAGCAGCCGGTACGACGCCGGGACCGTGACGGCTTCCGCGACGGCGGAGTGGTGGTGGGACATGGACGGCGGCGCGGTCCCGGCGCCAcagcggcggcgggaggcggaggagagCAGCGCGTCGTTCTACCGGTTCCTGCGGTGGGTTACGGGGGCATATTAG